A portion of the Camelus ferus isolate YT-003-E chromosome 16, BCGSAC_Cfer_1.0, whole genome shotgun sequence genome contains these proteins:
- the AURKB gene encoding aurora kinase B isoform X2 — translation MSRSNAQPIGAPGQKVMENSSGTPNISMRSFTIDDFEIGRPLGKGKFGNVYLAREKKSRFIVALKVLFKSQIEKEGVEHQLRREIEIQAHLQHPNILRLYNYFYDRRRIYLILEYAPRGELYKELQKSRTFDEQRTATIMEELADALIYCHGKKVIHRDIKPENLLLGLQGELKIADFGWSVHAPSLRRKTMCGTLDYLPPEMIEGRTHNEKVDLWCIGVLCYELLVGNPPFESASHNETYRRIVKVDLKFPSSMPAGAQDLISKLLKHNPSERLPLAQVSAHPWVRAHSRRVLPPSAPQSAP, via the exons TGATGGAGAACAGCAGTGGGACCCCCAACATCTCAAT GCGTTCCTTCACAATTGATGACTTTGAGATTGGGCGTCCTCTGGGCAAAGGCAAGTTTGGAAATGTGTACTTGGCTCGGGAGAAGAAAAGCCGTTTCATCGTGGCGCTCAAGGTCCTCTTCAAGTCTCAGATAGAGAAGGAGGGCGTGGAGCACCAGCTTCGCAGGGAGATCGAAATCCAGGCCCATCTACA GCATCCCAACATCTTGCGTCTCTACAACTATTTCTATGACCGGCGAAGGATTTACTTGATTCTGGAGTATGCACCTCGGGGGGAGCTCTACAAGGAACTGCAGAAAAGCCGCACTTTTGATGAGCAGCGAACAGCCACG ATCATGGAGGAGCTGGCAGATGCTCTGATATACTGCCACGGGAAGAAGGTGATTCACAGAGACATAAAGCCAGAGAATCTGCTCTTGGGGCTTCAGGGAGAGCTGAAGATTGCTGACTTTGGCTGGTCTGTGCACGCGCCCTCCTTGAG GAGGAAGACTATGTGTGGGACCCTGGACTACCTGCCCCCAGAGATGATTGAGGGGCGCACACACAATGAGAAGGTGGATCTGTGGTGCATCGGAGTACTCTGCTATGAGCTGCTCGTGGGAAACCCACCCTTCGAGAGTGCTTCACACAACGAGACATATCGGCGCATCGTCAAG gTGGACCTGAAGTTCCCCAGTTCCATGCCCGcgggagcccaggacctcatctCCAAGCTTCTCAAGCATAACCCCTCAGAACGGCTGCCGCTGGCCCAGGTCTCGGCCCACCCTTGGGTCCGGGCCCACTCTCGGAGGGTGctgcctccctcagcccctcagtCTGCCCCCTGA
- the BORCS6 gene encoding BLOC-1-related complex subunit 6: MESSRGAPGPEADFLAPGEPQTVIFDSGPGRTPSEKPSGLGLSGEEEAENVGGSSRYPRASSKTSSCSFVHQPEWEAPEEKPGRGGTPSGAGSRLGVLGPEHDSHGSSRRKDPELPEDKPVSERVCCRGSPGGGGMEVEQKEDDEETAAAGRTGRSFSSRLQDSRSLDGLSGACGGATGSAGVAESGAGGGRRATISSPLELEGTVSRHGDLTHFVANNLQLKIRLSGAPQPPPPAPARPCSAPAPTPAIPPIDPDVLRDLERLSRELGCRVDRLLRGLGGAVQELTALSVGCIQTYRDAVDSLGEAVDMSIKGMYTLLARCEELERALQPVQGLARQVRDIRRTLEVLEALCK, from the coding sequence ATGGAGTCGTCCCGGGGGGCGCCTGGGCCCGAGGCGGACTTTCTGGCTCCCGGGGAACCGCAAACCGTGATTTTCGACAGCGGGCCGGGCCGAACGCCCTCTGAAAAGCCCTCAGGCCTCGGGCTGTCCGGGGAGGAAGAGGCCGAGAACGTTGGGGGCTCAAGCCGCTACCCTAGGGCGTCCTCGAAGACTTCGAGCTGCAGCTTCGTCCACCAGCCGGAATGGGAGGCTCCAGAGGAAAAGCCGGGCCGCGGAGGGACGCCGTCCGGGGCGGGGAGCCGCCTGGGGGTGCTGGGTCCCGAGCACGACTCGCATGGGTCTTCCCGGCGCAAGGACCCTGAACTGCCCGAGGACAAGCCTGTATCCGAGAGGGTCTGCTGTCGAGGGAGCCCTGGAGGCGGCGGGATGGAAGTTGAGCAGAAGGAAGACGACGAGGAAACGGCAGCAGCCGGCAGAACTGGCCGCTCGTTCTCCAGCCGCCTTCAGGACAGCCGCAGCCTGGACGGGCTGAGCGGGGCGTGCGGCGGCGCCACGGGGTCCGCAGGGGTTGCCGAGTCTGGAGCAGGCGGCGGGCGGCGCGCCACCATCTCCAGCCCCTTGGAGCTCGAGGGCACGGTGAGCCGCCATGGCGACCTCACCCACTTCGTCGCCAACAACCTGCAACTCAAGATCCGTCTGAGCGGCGCCCCTCAACCCCCGCCGCCTGCCCCTGCTCGGCCTTGTTCAGCGCCCGCACCCACTCCGGCCATCCCTCCCATCGACCCCGACGTACTGCGGGACCTGGAGCGGCTGAGTCGGGAGCTGGGCTGCAGGGTAGACCGACTGCTTCGCGGGCTGGGTGGCGCGGTGCAGGAGCTGACAGCGCTAAGCGTGGGCTGCATCCAGACCTACCGCGACGCCGTGGACTCCCTAGGCGAAGCTGTGGACATGAGTATCAAGGGCATGTACACCCTGCTGGCTCGCTGCGAGGAGCTGGAGCGGGCTCTGCAGCCGGTTCAGGGGCTGGCGCGCCAAGTCCGGGATATCCGACGCACCCTGGAGGTGTTGGAAGCCCTGTGCAAGTGA
- the AURKB gene encoding aurora kinase B isoform X3, producing the protein MHLGGSSTRNCRKAALLMSSEQPRSGRIMEELADALIYCHGKKVIHRDIKPENLLLGLQGELKIADFGWSVHAPSLRRKTMCGTLDYLPPEMIEGRTHNEKVDLWCIGVLCYELLVGNPPFESASHNETYRRIVKVDLKFPSSMPAGAQDLISKLLKHNPSERLPLAQVSAHPWVRAHSRRVLPPSAPQSAP; encoded by the exons ATGCACCTCGGGGGGAGCTCTACAAGGAACTGCAGAAAAGCCGCACTTTTGATGAGCAGCGAACAGCCACGGTCGGGGCGG ATCATGGAGGAGCTGGCAGATGCTCTGATATACTGCCACGGGAAGAAGGTGATTCACAGAGACATAAAGCCAGAGAATCTGCTCTTGGGGCTTCAGGGAGAGCTGAAGATTGCTGACTTTGGCTGGTCTGTGCACGCGCCCTCCTTGAG GAGGAAGACTATGTGTGGGACCCTGGACTACCTGCCCCCAGAGATGATTGAGGGGCGCACACACAATGAGAAGGTGGATCTGTGGTGCATCGGAGTACTCTGCTATGAGCTGCTCGTGGGAAACCCACCCTTCGAGAGTGCTTCACACAACGAGACATATCGGCGCATCGTCAAG gTGGACCTGAAGTTCCCCAGTTCCATGCCCGcgggagcccaggacctcatctCCAAGCTTCTCAAGCATAACCCCTCAGAACGGCTGCCGCTGGCCCAGGTCTCGGCCCACCCTTGGGTCCGGGCCCACTCTCGGAGGGTGctgcctccctcagcccctcagtCTGCCCCCTGA
- the TMEM107 gene encoding transmembrane protein 107: MGRISGLVPSRFLTLLAHLVVVITLFWSRDSNIQACLPLTFTPEEYEKQDIQLVAALSVTLGLFAVELAGFFSGVSMFNSTQSLISIGAHCSASVSLSFFIFERWECTTYWYIFVFCSALPAVTEIALFINVFGLKKKPF, from the exons ATGGGCCGGATTTCGGGGCTCGTGCCCTCTCGTTTCTTGACGCTCCTGGCGCATCTGGTGGTCGTCATCACGTTATTCTGGTCCCGG GACAGCAACATCcaggcctgcctgcctctcacGTTCACTCCCGAGGAGTATGAAAAGCAGGACATTCA GTTGGTAGCAGCACTCTCTGTCACTTTGGGCCTCTTTGCAGTGGAGCTGGCCGGTTTCTTCTCGGGAGTGTCCATGTTCAACAGCACCCAGAGCCTCATCT CCATTGGGGCTCACTGTAGTGCATCTGTGTCcctatcctttttcatatttgagCGTTGGGAGTGCACCACATACTGGTACATTTTTGTCTTCTGCAG TGCCCTCCCAGCTGTCACTGAAATAGCATTATTCATCAACGTCTTTGGGCTGAAAAAGAAACCTTTCTGA